Proteins encoded together in one Telopea speciosissima isolate NSW1024214 ecotype Mountain lineage chromosome 4, Tspe_v1, whole genome shotgun sequence window:
- the LOC122658207 gene encoding DDT domain-containing protein DDB_G0282237-like, producing the protein MPLFKRKPFFLVEPPNDLEPNEQVFQVRFTKEIFRDYPTYLQKLNLYRQRVWTCKVTGKTSLTYEEALVSEQRATEKVQQFPKELMEPVLHMIQFSMLKLGDLVKSICTKLQERFMEGLEVNGRKDNCVYPCKILRVLEDVEIVQYEVGWLSNDKKVTGSSIVNVDDLILKKLPFTRNVLKSFIRESTSRSFPWVVHDKLAKKHGISTETPEELREKLSTQDGCLGSNRRRKSKEASKTVSYTKNEEANKGKKLGTENSEGLTMRKKARKEIEKPEEPIRYPIEDHLVQPGADDPVFTDRPSPSRDFGVPMECVGHLLMVWDFFSSFARLLNLWPFSLEDFENAICHKDSNLILVVESHSAVLRLLMKDNGGYFMVIKGKRRKPKISVMNWTDYLCDFLEMEDIPELSTHIGTIKQGHYGLLDTQAKLGILRELVDQALATNAIREMLDKYIEQHQTLAATRRGEALEEARKRREEKELLKAHSDTKGVLQDYTLENGEQILNICENGNSIGTIGDIPDKEDRKEGNHASENSESHHVNIASREVKQQKNMKVTLEDMLVSSNMEDHRKELQRKKDKEKEAQEKKSSEKRKEHLEREMEKCFVRTHPLGKDRNYNRYWFFKRDGRIFVESCDSKLWGYYNVKEELDALMGSLNCKGERERALKKQLEKYYNRICPALQKRSRDIAQKIALEEAVVRRSTRVRAPPRDSPALAFLRYVNKWKD; encoded by the exons ATGCCTCTTTTCAAAAGAAAGCCATTTTTCCTGGTGGAACCACCCAACGATCTGGAGCCTAATGAGCAAGTATTCCAAGTCCGTTTCACTAAGGAGATATTTCGTGATTATCC AACATATCTGCAAAAGCTAAATCTATATCGTCAGAGAGTCTGGACATGTAAAGTTACCGGGAAAACAAGCTTAACTTATGAAGAGGCTTTGGTCTCAGAGCAACGTGCAACAGAGAAGGTTCAACAGTTTCCGAAAGAACTAATGGAACCTGTATTACATATGATCCAATTCA GCATGCTCAAGTTGGGCGATCTTGTAAAATCAATCTGCACAAAGTTGCAAGAACGCTTTATGGAAGGCTTGGAAGTAAATGGAAGAAAAGATAATTGTGTTTACCCATGCAAAATACTTAGGGTTCTGGAGGATGTTGAAATAGTTCAGTATGAAGTAGGATGGCTTAGCAATGATAAGAAAGTGACCGGTAGTTCAATAGTAAATGTGGATGATCTGATATTGAAGAAGCTGCCTTTCACTAGGAATGTACTTAAGTCATTTATTAGAGAATCCACTTCAAGAAGTTTTCCATGGGTGGTTCATGATAAACTGGCAAAGAAGCATGGAATTTCCACTGAAACTCCAGAAGAGCTGCGAGAGAAACTCTCCACTCAGGATGGATGCCTGGGAAGCAATAGACGCAGGAAAAGCAAAGAAGCTAGCAAAACTGTCTCA TATACTAAAAATGAGGAGGCCAACAAAGGGAAAAAACTGGGAACTGAGAACTCTGAAGGCTTGACCATGAGAAAGAAGGCAAGGAAAG AAATTGAAAAACCAGAGGAACCAATTAGATACCCAATTGAGGATCATTTAGTCCAACCTGGAGCTGATGATCCAGTTTTCACTGATCGCCCGTCTCCATCAAGGGATTTTGGTGTTCCAATGGAATGTGTTGGTCACCTTCTAATGGTTTGGgacttcttctcttcatttgCCAGGTTGTTGAACCTGTGGCCATTCTCCCTTGAAGATTTTGAAAATGCAATTTGCCACAAGGATAGCAATCTTATTCTCGTAGTGGAATCACATTCAGCAGTTCTTCGTTTGCTAATGAAAGACAATGGTGGCTACTTCATGGTCATAAAGGGAAAAAGGCGGAAACCAAAG ATATCTGTAATGAATTGGACAGACTATTTGTGTGACTTCTTAGAGATGGAAGATATACCAGAATTATCCACTCATATAGGAACAATAAAACAGGGTCATTATGGCCTTCTAGATACTCAAGCTAAATTGGGCATCTTGCGGGAGCTGGTTGATCAGGCCCTTGCAACCAATGCTATCAGGGAGATGTTGGATAAATATATTGAACAACATCAGACACTTGCAGCCACGAGGAGGGGAGAGGCCTTGGAGGAAGCTAGAAAGcggagagaggagaaggaacTTTTGAAAGCGCACTCTGACACCAAAGGAGTACTACAGGATTATACCCTGGAAAATGGGGAACAAATTCTGAACATATGTGAGAATGGCAATAGCATTGGGACAATTGGAGACATTCCAGACAAAGAAGATCGGAAGGAGGGGAACCATGCATCAGAAAACAG TGAAAGCCATCATGTGAACATAGCATCAAGGGAAGTCAAGCAACagaagaatatgaaggtcactctggaggatatgctagTGTCATCTAACATGGAGGATCACAGAAAAGAACTGCAAAGGAAGAAAGATAAAGAGAAGGAAGCTCAGGAGAAGAAAAGTAGCGAGAAAAGG AAGGAACATCTTGAACGAGAGATGGAGAAATGTTTTGTTCGCACCCACCCTTTGGGGAAAGATAGAAATTATAACAGGTATTGGTTTTTCAAGCGTGATGGAAGGATTTTTGTTGAGAGTTGTGACTCCAAGCTGTGGGGATATTACAATGTGAAGGAAGAG CTTGATGCATTGATGGGTTCACTGAATTGTaaaggggagagggagagggctCTTAAAAAGCAGCTTGAGAAATATTATAACAGAATATG CCCTGCATTGCAGAAGAGATCTAGGGATATTGCTCAAAAGATTGCATTGGAAGAGGCTGTGGTTCGGAGGTCAACACGTGTCCGTGCCCCACCGAGGGACAGTCCAGCTTTGGCATTCCTCCGGTATGTCAACAAGTGGAAGGACTGA